The Theropithecus gelada isolate Dixy chromosome 11, Tgel_1.0, whole genome shotgun sequence genome includes a region encoding these proteins:
- the LOC112635365 gene encoding chloride intracellular channel protein 1-like, whose amino-acid sequence MVLWVKGVTFNITTIDTKRWTERVQKLCPGGQLPFLLYGTEVHTDTNKMEEFLEAVLCPPRYPKLAALNPESNTARLDIFAKFSAYIKNSNPALNDNLEKGLLEALQVLDNYLTSPLPEEVDETSAEDEGISQRKFLNGNELTLADRNLLPKLHIVQVVCKKYRGLYRGFTIPEAFPGVHRHLSNAYAWEESASTCPGGEEIKLAYD is encoded by the exons ATGGTGCTGTGGGTCAAGGGAGTCACCTTCAATATTACCACCATTGACACCAAGAGATGGACCGAGAGAGTGCAGAAGCTGTGCCCAGGAGGGCAGCTCCCATTCCTGCTGTATGGCACTGAAGTGCACACAGACACCAACAAGATGGAGGAATTTCTGGAGGCAGTGCTGTGCCCTCCCAGATACCCCAAGCTGGCAGCTCTGAACCCTGAGTCCAACACAGCCAGGCTGGACATATTTGCCAAATTTTCTGCCTACATCAAGAATTCAAACCCAGCACTCAATGATAATCTGGAGAAGGGACTCCTAGAAGCCCTGCAGGTTTTAGACAATTACTTAACATCCCCCCTCCCAGAAGAAGTGGATGAAACCAGTGCTGAAGATGAGGGCATCTCTCAGAGAAAGTTTCTGAATGGCAACGAACTCACCCTGGCTGACCGCAACCTGTTGCCAAAGCTGCACATAGTACAGGTGGTGTGTAAGAAGTACCggggattg taccGGGGATTTACCATCCCCGAGGCCTTCCCCGGAGTGCATAGGCACTTGAGCAATGCTTATGCGTGGGAAGAATCTGCCTCCACCTGCCCAGGTGGCGAGGAGATCAAGCTTGCCTATGATTAA